The segment TTTGTCGTTCCATGCTTCCGGTTTGACGATGTTGCGCAGCGAATAAAGGAGCACGGCGATCGCAAACATGCCATACACGCCCATCATCGCTCCGTGGCCGTGAGCCGGCGTTAAGAATTGCCCGTGTTCAAAGTAGCTGACCGCCGGCAAGTTGATCAGAAAGCCGAGCACCCCTGCGCCGACCAAATTCCAAATGGCGGTTGAAATCAAGAACCAGAATGTGGCCTTGTACGGGAAGTTGACCCCGCCGTCGCGCATCATTTTGTACTGCTCATACGCTTCCAAAATAAGGAGCGTGAGCGGAATCACTTCGAGCGCCGAGAACACCGCGCCAAGGGCGATCCATACTTCCGGCGAACCGTTGTAATAATAGTGGTGGCCGATGCCGATCACACCGCTGCCCAATAAAATCGTAAATTGGAAGTAGAGCGCTCTGACCGTCGATTTTTTCGTTACGAGCCGCAATTGAACGAGCAAGAACCCGATGACAACAACGGCGAACACTTCAAAAATGCCTTCCACCCACAAGTGGATGATCCACCAGCGCCAGAAGTCAGCCATCGTAAAGTTCGTATCCGGCTCGATAAAGAACGCGAAGATGTAAAAGAACGGAACGGCGATGGCCGAATAAAACAGCAAGTGGATGAGCCCGCCTTTGTCGCTTTCTTGCTTCAGCCCGCGTTTGACGCCGCGGAAGACGATGACCAGCCAAAGCAGCATGCCGACGACTAGAATAATTTGCCAAACGCGGCCAAGTTCGATGTATTCCCAACCTTGGTGGCCAAACAAGAACCAGCTGTTCCCTAAGTAGCCGTTGACGCCGAGCCATTGGCCGATCATGCTGCCGCCGACAAGGACGACAAGCGCCCAGAAGAGCAAATCAACAAGCAACCCTTGCTTTTTCGGTTCTTGCCCACCGACAAGCGGGGCGATGAAAATCCCCATGCCAAGCCATGCGGTCGCAATCCAGAAAATCGCCAGCTGCAAATGATACCCTTTGGCGATGTTAAACGGCAATAGGTCATGGATCCATTTGATGCCAAAGAAGCTGTCCGGTTCCGTATAGTAGTGGGCGAGCAGCGCCCCGAACATCGTTTGGACGAAAAAGAGCGCCGATACAACGACGAAATATTTGCCCGCTTTCACTTGCGACGGAGTCAGCGGCTGCCGCCGCAAATCGATGACTGGAAACTTCCCTTCTGCATACGCTTCTTGCATGCTTAACTGATAGCGGTGGAACACATACAAAATGATCCCGATGAACAAAATCAAAATCGTGACGCTCGCGCCGCTCCACCATACCGCGGAAAACGACATTGTATTGCCGGCGTCCTCATAGTACGGCCAGTTGTTCGTATAGGTGATGTGGTCGCCAAGTCTTGGCGTGCTTGACAGCCAAGCGGTCCAGAAGAAAAAGTCGGCAATTTGCCTAATTTGATCGCCCTCGGCGACCCAAGCGCGATCCGCTTTTGGCATGTCGCTTTCTTTGATCAATCCTTTTTTCAATCCCCAGCCGTCACCATTGGTGAACACGTCGCGGTAATAGTCGCGCACTTTTTCCAACCCGTAGACTTGCGCATCTGTCAGGACGAGAACATCCGTAACCGGGTTGTAGCGGTTTTTTCGCATTTCCTTGATGACTTGTTCGCGGATGATCGTTTTCTCATCGGCGGTTAAATCGGCAAACGGTTTGTGATACCGCTCTTTTGCTTTGTAATCTTGCATGCCTTCCGTATAAATTTTCAACGCTTCCGCCGTATAGTCCGGCCCCATATACGACCCGTGTCCAAGCACGGTTCCGTAATCCATCAGCCCGTATTTTTGGAAGACGGCCTGCCCGCCGATGATCGTTTCTTTCGTCATCAACACTTGGCCGTCTTCACTGCGCACTTCCTTCGGCCTTGGCGCCATTTC is part of the [Flavobacterium] thermophilum genome and harbors:
- the norB gene encoding Nitric oxide reductase subunit B, which translates into the protein MEVHRSVRPNMRTGRQTTNSFLKSILIFTIVISFTVLLVGGYWIFKEMAPRPKEVRSEDGQVLMTKETIIGGQAVFQKYGLMDYGTVLGHGSYMGPDYTAEALKIYTEGMQDYKAKERYHKPFADLTADEKTIIREQVIKEMRKNRYNPVTDVLVLTDAQVYGLEKVRDYYRDVFTNGDGWGLKKGLIKESDMPKADRAWVAEGDQIRQIADFFFWTAWLSSTPRLGDHITYTNNWPYYEDAGNTMSFSAVWWSGASVTILILFIGIILYVFHRYQLSMQEAYAEGKFPVIDLRRQPLTPSQVKAGKYFVVVSALFFVQTMFGALLAHYYTEPDSFFGIKWIHDLLPFNIAKGYHLQLAIFWIATAWLGMGIFIAPLVGGQEPKKQGLLVDLLFWALVVLVGGSMIGQWLGVNGYLGNSWFLFGHQGWEYIELGRVWQIILVVGMLLWLVIVFRGVKRGLKQESDKGGLIHLLFYSAIAVPFFYIFAFFIEPDTNFTMADFWRWWIIHLWVEGIFEVFAVVVIGFLLVQLRLVTKKSTVRALYFQFTILLGSGVIGIGHHYYYNGSPEVWIALGAVFSALEVIPLTLLILEAYEQYKMMRDGGVNFPYKATFWFLISTAIWNLVGAGVLGFLINLPAVSYFEHGQFLTPAHGHGAMMGVYGMFAIAVLLYSLRNIVKPEAWNDKWLKFSCWMLNIGLAGMVLITLLPVGVLQIKEAFEHGYWASRSPSFLQQDIVQNLLLVRFVPDTIFLIGVAALLVFAIKAMFHLRKPTHGEGEELSVANLAEEE